The stretch of DNA TGCCGAGAAGACCTGGATGGTCTCTCATCGAATGGATAGATGACAGGACCTGAGAATGATATCTATTGTGACTGACTGATTTCTTGAGTAGAACTGAGGTGCGGGGATGGTGTCTGCTTCATTCATTGAGTTATGCTAAGTGCCTCTAGAATGGCCTACTTGTAGTAGGTCCTTCATACACAGTGTCAAATAAATGAAGTCCAACCAGAACATCCCAGATATCTGATGGAGCTGGGGAACCCTGCTAACCCCAGAGAATCCAAATGTGGCAACGGTGAGGAAAAGGGCAAAGATCACCAAAGTGATTTCTCCAACTTCTTGACAGATTGTCTTCCACTTGCTTTTCCAAGCTCAGAAATGCCATAGGCTatgatgggtggggcaggggaattTCCATGGtagacagaaataaataataatggccATGAACCGACACAGCATATCCAGAAGCCCTGTATGTGGAGCCAGGTGCCAGCTGAGACCTGCGTCAATTGTCCCCACAATAGTCCCTGCGAGAACCTTATGAGGTGTGTCCTGGGTCATCCCACATTTCAAAGgaacaaactgaggctcagagaaccaTGGTGACATTTTTACGACATACAGCTAGCAGAGGCAGAAACACAGCCTTGCTGAAAAGGGAGCACATGCTCACCGAGAAAGCAGTTCTTCCAAGAACATTTGGTCTCTGGAGAAAGCCTGGTGCGTGGACCTGAAGGTGGTGAGGTGGGAGAAATTTCCACTGCGGAAATATGGAGCCACGACATCTGCCACATTCTTCAGCGTACCTCCCTTGAGGGCCTGCCATTTGAAGGATTCATACAGGTTAAGCATGAACTTGGCTGCACCGTGGGTTGCAGCAGTAGAGACATCCCATCAGTGGCATCACTGTGAATCCTCAGGAGTACTGAGGTCTGAAGTTCATCCAAAACTCCCAGCCCCTCAAGGCCTTGTGAAGAGAAGGGTCAGGAGTGCCCAAGCTGCACAGGGTTTTATCAATAGGTTTTAAAAGTACCACCCAAGTTTGGTGGACGGGGCtgttgatataatttttattttctaggtaatttcttaagattttatttattttttagagaggggaaaggagagaaaatgagagggagagaaacatcaatgtgtgtctgacttttgcatgcccccactggggacctgacaggTGCCCTAGACTTACAATCAAACTGGCTACATTTTGAtccacaggctgccactcaaccactgagccacagcagccagagcatatttctagacattttatttaaGATGAGACACAACAGACTTTCCACACTCATAGCCTATGAAGAGCTTTGTACCCACAAGACCTCGAAGAGCACCCTCATATAGAGATGAAATCCCACAGGTTTGGGCATGTCAAACGGCTGCTCACGGTCACACAGGTTAGAACGGAGAATTGTCCAAAGCTGGGGATGCATGGCATTTCCTCTTAGTTACCTGAGCCTTATCTGTTCCTCATATGGATGGAAATGGTTGGGGAACACTGTCCCTCTCCATCTGGGAAGTGTGTACAAGAGGGAGAAACACAGCCTATGAAAACCAGTGACTTCCAAAGCAcctatttccctttcttttacagGAAGGTAATTTTGAGATGCAGAAACTGCACAGGAGGTAATGCCTGGGAATTCCTGACTGGAGAAAGCTTCTCATCAGGCAGGAGTCTGAGCAGATGACTCAGGAAGGTCCAACTCCTGTGGATGGAAAAAGCTGACAGGTGAGTCATAGAAAGGCGggggaaatgaaaagcaaagaacacTGGCATTGCCTTGGAGAAGTTGAAATCAGATTGGTAAATTTTCTTCccttaaaaaatattgttgttcACTGACCATCAGCCTTATTTTCCCCACGTTGCTCTAAATATGAGCGAGTGAGTAACCTTCAGGCCAGACCAGGCACAAGGCACTAGCCGTCATCACAAAAGTTCTGTTGGCGCTGTCATGCCACAGACTTTTCAGTTTGGAATCTGGCTGCAGCTGCTAAAACTTTACATGTTCATCTCCTCCCAGCTGTTTGTTCACAAAACATTGTGATTTAAGTGTGTCGACCAAATTTGATGACTTCGGAAACCCTACAACTTCAAAATGTGCCTGTATGAGTATGTGCTAAAGCAAGTTATTAAGGGTAGGGTTAATTCAGGGATATGGCCCTTAACACAGtatcacctgacccctccagagGGGTCAGGTAGACACATGGAAGCACAGAGGGGATTCCATGTGACAAAGAGTGAAAAGATGGCCATGGATGAGCAAGGAAGAAACCCCTcaaaaggaaccagccctgccaacaccctcACTTCGAAATCCTCTTCTCTGGAACTGTGACAAATTAAGTGTGTGCTCTGTGTGCCATCCCGTGGGGTCTTATGCTacggcagccccagcaaacttaTTCCGGCAGTCGGACACGCTTGAGTGATCCTGGTAGCACTGCTGCTATGGCACATGCAGTGATGCCACAAGGTCCACCAGCGCTGAGAGGCTGCGGTGCTGTGGCAAACAATGTGCATTATTGAAGCAGGTCTGCAGGTCTGGTGACCTCACTGCTCTGCAGGTATTTGGAGCAGGttgtttaaaaagaacaaaatgtgagaagaaagaaggcgaaggagtgaatggaagtcgtactgacctcctcccaggaccaatctggagtGACAACTCAATTCTGGGGATACCTCCTGGAACAgacaactgagcaatagccagaCAGAAGCATAGAACTTCTGCACAACCAGCTACGGCACAGCCTGACTGGTAAGGAATGGTGTACAGACTGGAGGGGGCTGTCTGGGCTTACAGAGGTGCCTGGGCAAGTGGGATAATTAAGTAGCCAGTTGGATCTACAGCAAAGATTGTGGTCTAAACACTTAGCTAGGATTCCCAGCCCAGGACATCAGAGCCCATAAAGTACACAGATAACTACCAGCTGCTAAAAGCGgtagggttgctctctgccagagagagACAGTTGGAGATTCAAGggccttttaaagggccaacactGAAACTATCATTTGCAGCCACCTACTGGGGACTCCAGCAAAGGTGGGGACAGAGTGGGCTGGATTTGCCTGAGGAGAGACGGGGGACTGAAGCCTTTGGcacagaactgagagagtagctgtTGGGATCCTGGTACTGAGTCACTTCCTACACCAGGGgtgtaaaactcattttcaacaggggctacatcagcctcacaTTGCCATCAAAGggctaaatgtaattttaggacttaataaacgtaactactccttaattaggCATACCAAGCTGGGccctgctgccaggtagaaagaaggtgccaggctggataaaagaaggtaAAGGACCAGATTCAGCCCAAGGGACTTGTGTTTGACACCTTTGCTCTACATGGCAGCAGCctttgtgctcaggcagaccactcccttcTGAGAagcagtagcctgaggggaaacaatagccccaaccccaggaggtTCTCTGCTCTATCcctttggtgcttaagcctgagTGATGAGACCAGACGAACCACTGAAGGAGGTAGCCAGAGAAAGTAGATCACTGgcaagggtggggcagagtggactagagagacttgaagagagactgggggctgaggctttggggagagaagtgAGAAAGTAGCCACAGGGATCCCGTTGCTGAGCCAACCCCCAGATACAGCAGTCATCCTGCTCAGACAGACCATTCCCCTCCCAGCAGTAGCATCCTGAAGGGAAACAATAGTCCCCAAACCAGAAGGGGTTTGGCCTCACCCTAAGATGCTTCAACTTGACTGCTGAGGGCACAGTGAGCAGATTAACAATTGCAGGAGACAGCCAGtgacagcagatcactggaagCATCAAACAcactgcctaaggtcagatggggtcaacatctgacataaccagaggcagatccataaagaaaaaacagtggtaaatacccttagtctagtacccacctggcaacatacatagttcttacaatattactgactaaaTTTCCTGTGCTGTATTTTTACATTACCATCACTATTTTGCAATtgtcaatttgtacttaatcttGTCACGGTTCTCATCCAGCCAGTCAAACCTCTCCAAGAGGCTACTGAGACAACAGCCACTGTGGTCTTCctcatgatttgtgatattttcttttgtgcATAAGTTTATAACAGTCATTTCTTGTCTAGCGAGTGTGTATATAAGAAGTCAGTCAATTTTATAtaatagtgtatttcaattcacatattttgctcctcccttctcttagtccattttaaatattgaaatttgCTACATCAACTGCACTTATATgtaatagtatatatatatatatatcctttatatatatatatataccctttcattctaaaaaaggaaaatacacaaggAACACAAATGCacaatgcatatggaacattttcaaagacagaccacattataggacacaaaacaagcctcaacaaattcaagaaccttgaaatcatatcaagcatcttcacagaccacaagggcctgaaactagcaACCAACCCTgaggaaaacactcaaaaacactcagactcctggagattgaatagcatgctgtcaaacaatgaatgggttaagaatgagatgaAAGACaatatcaaaaagtttctggaaacaaatgaatatgaacccacaacagtccaaaattcatgggacacagagaaagcagccctgagagagaagttcatagtgatacaggcttaCCTAGAAAAGATAGAAACGTTTCACATAAACAaactaaccctacatctacacgaattggaggaacaacaacaaagacagcccagagcaagtagaaggaaggaaataaccaagatcagaccagaattaaatgacatagagactaaaatctGAATTTAAAATCTGAAGTGGAGTTCCGAAAACTTTTTACTTGGGACTGTGGGACACGGTAGGGAAAACAACTGAAGCTCCCTGGAGCCCCAGTCTGAGACTGTTCTGGGGCCCTGGCATATAATCTCAGGGTCACAGGTATGGAGACCCATCGGGGCTAGCTCTCACCTCAGAGCAGCACTCTCTGGAGTCATTGGCCTCATGAATCTTCCACTTGTCCAGGGAGGTAGAGTAATTGAACTCATTAAACAGCTTCCTGGGGATGTGCTCGTTGCAAAGACGCCTGCATCCTGGCTCCTGGTGCTGCTTCATGCCAGGTCTAGCCAGGGTGGGGCCTCTAGCTGAAAAAGGCACTATCCCTTCAGCAGGTCCTTCCAGTAACTGGGCAGTGGGTCTGAGCTCAGCTGGTAGACCTGGAGCAtcagaaagaaacagatttaAACATGTAGTTGCCTTCCACTTGCCTTTCCAGAGACAGGAATGTTGCCAATGCCTTTTAGGGAACTCCTGCCTATGAAAAACCCCTTCCCAGATCACCTTCCCACATTGTAGTTCCCTCACCTTCTGGTgttacattctgggaccctggaTACTCCAGATCCAGACAAAGAAGATGGGCCTGACACAGTTGCTGTAAAGTAGGGACGTTGACCTGCACCAAGGTCTGCTTCCAATGCAACAAGGACAAATGTAAGGGCTCGCCAAACCCTTGCATCTGGTCTGGCCAGGTTCCCACTGTAGAAGCCATGGCCCTGTGGAGAAACAGATGGGGATCAGAGTCAGAGTCTGGAATCCTCCTTCAACACACCATCCCCGGGCAATCCTGCCAGGGAGGGGCCTTTGTGCATGCCCATGCCCAACCAGGGGACAGCCCAATGCCACCCCTGACCGCTGTGTGACTCTCCTGGGCAGAGAAGGCCTGGAAATGAAGTAGGTTTAGCAGGGACACCCTGTGAGTCTCTTCTTTCCAATACATTTCTTCTCAAGGTCTATACACTGCCTACCCCAACCCTTCATGCACCTGCTCATCTACACTGAGGTTTCAGGTAAATGGCTGAGCAGGCTCTGACCACATGTCTTGTTTGGAGCTTGGGGATGGTGATGAGGAGACTTGACCTTGGTAAGGGGCAGGCTGAGGGGCAGTGGAGTGTGGTGTGTTTGGTCCCTGGGGCAGATGGTAGCCCCTCCTCCTTCTGGTTGTATGAGGCCAGGGGCCCCATCCACAG from Desmodus rotundus isolate HL8 chromosome 8, HLdesRot8A.1, whole genome shotgun sequence encodes:
- the LOC128781523 gene encoding uncharacterized protein; translated protein: MASTVGTWPDQMQGFGEPLHLSLLHWKQTLVQVNVPTLQQLCQAHLLCLDLEYPGSQNVTPEGLPAELRPTAQLLEGPAEGIVPFSARGPTLARPGMKQHQEPGCRRLCNEHIPRKLFNEFNYSTSLDKWKIHEANDSRECCSEALKGGTLKNVADVVAPYFRSGNFSHLTTFRSTHQAFSRDQMFLEELLSRSTSRIREQCTPTGSTCSLPSAWSS